CAAAGCTCGTATAGGTCTCCACTCAGGTAAGCCGGTGTCACATAGGTGTCATCCCGCGCCTGAAATTCTCCATCATTTAATCTGGGAAGTTGTAATTTGATAACTCATAACTAACAAACAAACTATAAGATGTATAATTTGTGAAAAACAATGACAACAATGAAAAGAAATGTATTCCGGATGTATATAAAGTATTTATTGTTGATAAGCAGAACTTAAATAAACAATTTACAGTCTTAATATGGCATTCGTTTGTGGATTTGAATACTACTTTATAGTAACAAAATGTGAAGTGGTTAGCAATGTGTTGTTGATTAAAGACGACAATGATCAAAGAATTAAAATACTGATCTTGAAAGAAAACCGATCAAACATACTCTTCTGCTGTtaatttatcatcagtttgatcagACATATTATTActtataaaaaatacatgttttattttgcagGGGCAGTTGTTGCTGGTGTTGTAGGGTTAAAAATGCCGAGATATTGTTTGTTTGGAGATACCGTTAACACAGCCTCAAGAATGGAGTCCAATTCTATACGTTTGTGCACTTTAGCCCCTATAGTCTTATATTTTTATGTCCAGTACACTATGAGATTTTTTAACAGTCTTTcttcataaatacatttttttcatcctTGTTCCTTTGATGTTAACAAAATTTAGTGCATTGTGTAATGCTGAATAGGTGTAAGCTGTACTGGTATATGAAATGCAGTTCTTAAAAGGTTCATCAATGCTAATTACGCGAAACCAAAGTTGTTTAAGGGAAATACATATCATTTAGGCCGGTTATAATACTAGAAATAATGTCAGAACGTTAAActaattcaaacataaaattttattaatgatttataatATTTAGGTACTTCTGTAATACAGAGGAaaagtcctcaaaagaaatccaagccaaacaaaatgccatttgtaaataaCTACATAATTTTCAGAATTAGAGAAAACGATGCTTAACCTAGTTATTTGAACTTTCATCACTGAGACATTATGACAGTTGCATCAAAAAGGACATATGTATCagctttttttgaaaatgttgaactTTTAAAGGTGTTGCACTATGGGAAATCTGGTCCCTTCGTGCAGTTTTTTTTACGAAATTCAAAGTATATACATGTGTTGTATGCTGTTCGGTTTTCATGTAAAAGAACTCTTTCTTTTTATGGTTTGGTGACTTTATGGCTTGGTGACGATCATTCTCGTACAAAATATGGACCTAGCTTTTTATGATAAGAAAAAACATGtgtatgaatgttgttttttccctTCAGCTTTTAGAATTCATATATCAAGCTCAACGAAGAAGTTATTAGATCTTACACCTGTGTACAACATTGAGGAAAGAGGCGAAATCGAAGTCAAGGTAAATTCTATTAAGAATACTAGTAGTCAAAACAAGGGGAGCGCTGGTCTAGTGGTCAAGGTGTCGGCTGCTTAACCTGTCAGCCCCATTAGGGTCACGacaatgacttctcatatgacatcagtactgtttttttttctgaaagcgGACTCTAGAGTGGTTCAGATatgctttaagctttcatcacagtcgagcttaaataaattagtataaactaaaacaattttaaaaatggaaaaggaAATCACGCATATTACAAGAATGACTTATGACAGAacgaaaatagttaaaataataaatttaatacttAGTATTTGATTTTCACACACTTTTTTCTAagtgtgttttttatttgcataaaacgtcaaatgagccgtgccatgagaaaaccaacatagtgggtatgcgaccagcatggatcaagaccagcctgcgcatccgcgcagtctggtcaggctccatgctgttcgcttttaaagcctattggaattggagaaactattagcgaacagcatggatcctgaccagactgcgcggatgcgcaggctggtctggatccatgctggtcgcatacccactatgttggttttcccatggcacggctcaaatatgtgtTTTATCTTGTAGGGAAAAGGAAGTATGAAGACGTACTGGTTGAACGAATTCAACGAAGGTGAACCAGTTTACCCAGGAAGCGATTTAATACAAACCGCAAAGAGAGAAGTTGAAGCTTAAGAGACTGTTGCAATGGTACCAGAAAAAGATGTTAAGACATAGAGTCGAATTTTCAGTGCCATGCTCTTGAAGTAATTTGATCTAAGCGTTCAGCTATAGAACACGAGTGATATGTCGGTGTTagcaaaaagaataaaaattgaaatgCAAGTACGACAAAGGgtgttgaaaataaaattacttcAAGTTTTAGTAATGATTATATGAGTGagaattatttacattttgttttaacagCATATTGTTTCTATAATGTTTTTCGTTCACAAAAGAATTCCTACCATGCTGTTAAAATGCAATTACAATTTCAAAGGAAGTAGTATGAATAAATTTTAATGTTACTTATATTATAGTTTGGTTCTTTTTGTTTCgcatatatacataaaaaatatctaaaaatatgtcCTAATGTTACCCATACGTtctgttttattgtttctgttgtacGTCAAATGTCACCTGTCAGGCTAATGTGACATACATATATGAGAATGAGTCATAGATCACGTACTGATGTGTTGAGATGAAACAATTCCTCCAAgacatttttttgcaattttgtagATAGGTTGTGACTTTCAAGGAAGTAGAGTGACacgaaactgaaaaataatatttaaccGTCCGACTTGTTAGCTTTTATTGTATTAATAAATTTTTGCTATATTAAcataataattaaatatcattACATTCATGCACGCATGTGTATACagcaatatattcaatttatatttaacaatcaataaaaaataaatatatacacaagACAAATGAAAAGGCAGTCCATAGGGCTGATTTTCTTGGaacttttcagtttttttcccaCGCCTTTAGTGTACAAAGCAGTTCACCCATAGCGCGGTATCTTAAAACGTGTGAAAAACTTATATCTTATTTAATTAGTTTTGATAATTAGAAACTCTTAAAATTGTCAAAAACTTCAGGCTGCCTGTGGATAGTTGTGATTTATGATGTAAAGAATTATTTAACTTGATTTCCTTcatgcaaacaatattgaaagcAGATTACACATATACGTATGATCGtgtatttttctataatgttCCAGGTAAGATCAAACATGGTTACATGTTACTCGTAATTAAAAGTTAACCTTGCATCGGTATTTACACATATCTTAATCagtcttaaataaaacatataagaCAATATAAGAATATTAGGTACGCATGCTCACAGTGTAAATAGATATAGAAAAAAACTCAATAAGGATACAGTAACAATCAAAAGGAACAAATTGAGTCCAAGCGACAAATGCCCTAATTTTCTTCGTTGAAACTGTTCAGAACAATCACATTAATCCAGAATCATGCGCGTCCAGTTTTGTTTCATCCGGAGTCTGTGACAGAAAATTTTAAATGTCATACGTGTTTGTCTTTTGATACTACTTATGCCTGTCCTCGATAAGTTCATAAATCGGCTCGTCATCTTGGATAATGGATATCTCGTCAATGCTTTCGCTTGTTGTAAATCTTCTTGGTGGGACAACAGGAGGTGGGAAGTTCGGTTCAGGGACATCAAGGGTCTCCGGAACATTCGGGGCTTGTTCTGTTGGCACATCATTGTCGATTCTTGAGGAGGACTCTGACACCATGACCGACTGATAAAGAGGGAAAAGACGTTTCTTGTCATTGGGGTCAATGCATATGAAAAGACTTGAGTTTGTCACTAATTGGAATAGGCGCTTGTCACACTGGCATTTGTattcttgaattttattgacgttTCCAGCATTTGTAACTGTTAAGTCCAGTTCACTTATTGCCTTTGCCGCTTTCTTTGTTTCGGTATATAATTGGCAAAACTGTTTCTTGTCACACAGTGCCTGTAAGCTTTGCTTGAGTGTCTCTGATTCAGATTTTGTTGACTTGCAAGTCTCCGATACATTCGACATGTTGTCTTTGTTATCAGTATTTATCTCTTCCATTTTAGTATAAATCTTCTCTGCTTTTCCTGAAAGGACCTTCTGAACGTTTTCAATGTATGTTTCTACACTCTTTTTCGCTGCTGTTAACTGATTGTCACTCTTGGCAGAATTTTTTGCGGCGTGATCAATGTTTTCTTCGCAAAGCTTCGATATGGCATTTAAGTCAGAGAAAGTCTTCTCTAGTTCGGCACTGTTTGCAAAGTCTTTAGCAGCATCAGGTATATAAAGGAACTCGCATGTTTTGTGAGTTGTGGCAGCGCATGAATTGCAGAAGAATTCGTCATGAGTTTCGCAGTAGAATGCAGCAATCTCCGCGGGGTGTGTCTTGCAAAGTTCTGTGCATACGTCTGGTGAAACCGATGCTGTCGGTCTCTCAGTAGGTTTTGGCATCGCATTCTTCAGCAATAAGATATGGTTTCGAGTTGGTTTCGGTTTTCGGTGGTAGTCAAAACAGTTTTTACACATGTATTCATTACAGTTTGTACAGTACCCATGTACAATAAATTCCTCACCAGTGTCTGAACATATTTCGCAGTAAAGTGTGTCGTCATCTTCAGATGAAAGGTGTAGCTTCTCGGTGGAATTGTCAATTAATTCCATTTTATCAAATGAAGGTTTCGTCCTATTCAACTTcacatatgaaaaatgaaataagtatCCTTAAAATTCCTACTAATCTCAAATCTAGATTACAGACTCAGTGTTCAATGTTCGCGCGAGGCCCAAACAGGTAAATGCATTTTCACGTAGTTAATATAAGATCGCTAACCATGGCtggatttgattttttttatttttaccagGTATTTCAAAGTTGAAAACCATGTTATTTGACTGGCTATGTATCTGGGTGGGCAGCGGCGtcattttctttcttaaatttttattcaataaCCTAAGTTTTGGGTTGATGTATTTAAATGGAACCTTTAGGTAGCTTTTTAAGGCCAAAGTTGGAATTGCATGTGCGGTCAGTGTTTTCAAGGttactaaaattagaaaaaaagagtTTAGTTTGGACTGATGTATCGAAATAAAATTCTACCTTACGGGAAGGTCATGGATATAGAAGGGCCTCGCCAAAAGCTCATCTACTATCAGATTTGAAGTGTTTACGTTAGGTGCAGCCATTTGACGATATGTTTAGATTTATCTGTAGGTAAAGTTAGGACAGGAGGCTTCAGACGGATCAGGTTcagataaattattttgaaaactgaatTATCTGATATAGGATATACTTAAAACTTTAATCGACCTTATATTGTGTATCGTGCCCCGTAATTATCACATGTTAATGATTCGTGTATTCTTAACCTATCATACCGAAATATTTAAGATACATGTACCGTGCTGttattttttcattgtaaatattttccGCCAGTTTGAAGCTAAGTGGACACCAGTTACAAAACTTTTATGAGTGTCATAAAAGGTAATTtttctgtgtttattttttttttttttttttttttgttactttgatttgacacaaaaacattttttcttgccctttccatttgttttaatcaaatcctACCAGTGCAATCAATAGATATATAGTAAGTATTTTAGACTTTGAAATGACTAGAATCAATTGATTatcatatttcaataatttgttaGCGCAAGTCATACTGatattgttttctcatattcCGTACACATTTAAAATGGTATCCACCAAGTCTTGTTTGTTTCTAATGTTCCATTTTCAGACTTTTGGTTTGAGACTATGACTCACCAAAATGCGTATTTTTGTGTTTACTGTATCACGGCACGGTTGAATAAGCACAGATTGTTTCGAAACTAAAGTTGTACAGCATAGCAAAATTACAAGTGTATTatcagcttctttttttttttttttttttggggggggggggggggggtggcgggGGTGCAtgttaacgtcacaccgacaccgttgtaggtcatatggcgactttctagcttttcatgGTGTAGGGTGACCCTAGCTACCACCCGTCCATTATTTTATCAttggcgggcacctaggtagaaccaccgatcttccgatGGCTGgatggtaagtgatttgaaatcagcgaccttaaaccCTCGGTCATGGAGACCTCTGTAGTATTAATTATGGTTTATTAAATAATaggaaatcatttaatttcgtagaCACGAAGATTTGTGAATTTTGTGGTTTTTGGACAAAGCGGCTATTTCGAGGGGGATAAGTTCGAAGATTTGACCCTtgaacattaaaatgaattggaaAATAACTTATTCATTTGGATTTAATTTCGTGAATTTAAATTTAACACAAACAACATACAGAACAAACTTTCCATTAATTAAATAGgttttcaaattttctgaaaaGCAGTACCAGCACAAGATGTCATTAATAAATGAACCCTTCATCTTGTCATAGGCTATCAACGTATCAGTATCATTTGTTTACTtaactgtttttaaaacaaacaaggCGATAAATAAGTCAAATTCATAGAAGCTAATCAAATAGTGGGATTCAATTTTCACTTCCTCTTTGCTGAAGGCGGACGTGACTAAAGATTATGTAAAATTGGTAAACATATACGTTTGTGAAATATAAAAATCGCATAACATTCTTTTTAATGGAGGCAATATGcgattttcaaaatatgataatGTATTATAATTTCCGAAATTTAGCATATTACCATATAACCTAATTAAAATGTATTGGGCgtctccgtggccgaatggttaaggtctctgacttcaaatcactcgcccctcaccgatatgggttcaagtctcactcggggcgttgaattcttcctgtgaggaaaccatccagctggcttacggaaggtcgatggttctactcaagtgcccgcccatgatgaaacattgcacggagggacacctggagacttcctccaccatcaaagctggaaagtcattgTGTGACCATATTTGTCTCAGTGCGACGTTAAGCGCCCTCCTCTCCCACCCCGTCACCCCCTAAACAAACGAAACTAACATCTAAAATTCTAAGCGCGAATCAGTTGACGTTTAGAGAGAAGCCAATCTTCTAAAAAACACTATTATAGTGTGGAAGTATTTACATCAGTATAATAACTGGTAATAAATTTGATGGCACTTATACAATAGTTTCCCACAAAGAATGGCAGGACTGTTTAACCgataattctttaaataaaacattaaattagcATTGTAAATGGGCAAATTTTGCTAATAGCTCTAGTGGATATTCTTTTCGGCATGTAGCCGATATTCGTTTTTAAACAAACGACCTTGATATTTACCCAGGGACGGTGTTACGTCATGTCATACGTGTAACATGTTTCCTCTATAAACAGGATGCATCATCATCGATTCCTTTATGTAAGACAGGGTGTAAACTATCTCAACTGAAGCGTACAAGATCTTCCAAATTTGTGTCAGTAATCAATGACCAGCTGaacatgtcatgtttgtttttgTCACAGCCCTTACCGTAATAAGCTGATCATGACTGTATTTGTCTGAACTGCCACATCCCTTACCATAATACACTACCCTTGTTTGTATTTTTCCGAATTGCCACAGCTGGATAATGAAAGCGAAACAAACAACATATTGCAATTATTTCCACTGATTAGTTATACACGTTAGCAAATATACATTGTACAATTTTCTAATTCTTACATATGGATACAAAGTTAAAAATAGAAGATAGATAATATAAATTATAAGGATACTGAACACAAAAGTTTAGTCAGTAAAATGCGTGGGAAATCCCACAAGCTATATTTAAAGCCGGATAGCCTATATCCCTTGAAATGATATGGAATGACGCAGTCTGAACATGTAATAAGCAGATCAGTATGCCGACTTTCATTCTTGTGATGTCATGAAGTTcggttttatttcaatataaagggaagtaattaaccGACTTATTAACTATCAACTAGAAAACAGGTAAACTGATTACATGTTATGAATTTGTTTGACTGGCAGTAGCTATTTTCTTCTTTGGTCATTTACACATTAGTTTGACCAGACAAATCGAACTTTATCTGACACCCACTCCCcctaaaaaaaaccaaaaaaaaaaacaataactgtTGCCATAAACTTTTACCAAGTCTATGGAATAATTTTCTATACAGACTAAAACAATATGGATTAATACATCTAAGTACTGACTAAACGTCttgtatttaataaaacatgCATCAACAAGTAATTTGGACCGAGACACTGAACGTTTAACTTTTTATGAATAAGACATCCCACCTGAACGTGTTCCATTCAATATTTCCCTCTGGTACACTTACAATTTGGCAAAAGTTTGTTTTCTACTGTTAAATTCATCATGGTCCTTCTTGAGCTATATCTTAAGGTTAAGTTAGCTTTAGTTTGATATCTGATCTTCATGTTGCAATTATTATTCATACAAGGTAATGTGAACTAACAACTAGCAATCGACTATCATATAAAGCAGAATATTGCTGTTTTGTTGTATCTTGGAACACAATGTTCACTACTTAttgtttaaatcatattttattaatttaacaaATGTCGTAACACTTTCAATATCATTGAAACGTTTTGGAACTGCATAccgttgttttgttttgtttttgtttttgtatttgttttcaatgaaaataatgtaaaatgttagTAGCAACACTTAAGCTGTACAATCTTTCTCCTACATTCAACTTTTTAAATATCGGTAAAATGTTAATTAATACCAGGAAGAATAAATGTCATTTCACACTGTTATTTACGGCTCATGAAATATTAAAGAACTCCTAAATGTTTCTCCAACTGTCTTAAAGCAGCTGGCTACTTCactcttaatattttcatgaccTCGTTATTGCGGAAGCCAATGCAGAATTTGTTGAATTTTGCAGAGAATGCGAGTG
This window of the Mercenaria mercenaria strain notata chromosome 5, MADL_Memer_1, whole genome shotgun sequence genome carries:
- the LOC123558565 gene encoding transcription intermediary factor 1-alpha-like codes for the protein MELIDNSTEKLHLSSEDDDTLYCEICSDTGEEFIVHGYCTNCNEYMCKNCFDYHRKPKPTRNHILLLKNAMPKPTERPTASVSPDVCTELCKTHPAEIAAFYCETHDEFFCNSCAATTHKTCEFLYIPDAAKDFANSAELEKTFSDLNAISKLCEENIDHAAKNSAKSDNQLTAAKKSVETYIENVQKVLSGKAEKIYTKMEEINTDNKDNMSNVSETCKSTKSESETLKQSLQALCDKKQFCQLYTETKKAAKAISELDLTVTNAGNVNKIQEYKCQCDKRLFQLVTNSSLFICIDPNDKKRLFPLYQSVMVSESSSRIDNDVPTEQAPNVPETLDVPEPNFPPPVVPPRRFTTSESIDEISIIQDDEPIYELIEDRHK